The genomic stretch GAAGAGCGACGGGACTGAGGCGGGGACCATCATGGTAAAAGACATTAACGCGGGCTCAAGCAGATCGGGTGCCTACTCTCTGATCGCTATGGACGGGCTCCTCTATTTCAGAGCCGATGACGGAATCCATGGTCATGAGCTGTGGAAAAGCGATGGTACTGAGGCGGGGACCATCATGGTAAAAGACATTTACGAGGGCTCAAGCAAATCGGTCGCCTACGCCTGTAGGACCACTATGGACGGGCTCCTCTATTTCAATGCCGATGACGGAATCCATGGTTATGAGCTGTGGAAGAGCGATGGTACTGAGGCGGGGACCACCATGGTAAAAGACATTTACGAGGGCTCAAGCGAATCGGTCTCCTACACTCCTATGACCACTATGGACGGGCTCCTCTATTTCAGTGCTGATAATGGAGCCAACGGCAGAGAGCTGTGGAAAAGCGACGGGACAGAGGCGGGAACTGTTATAGTCAAAGACATTTACGCGGGCTTAACTGGCTCGAATCCCAACCATCTAACCGTTGTGGACGGGCTCCTCTATTTCAGTGCCGAGAATGGAGCCAACGGCAGAGAGCTGTGGAAGAGCGATGGGACAGAGGCGGGAACTGTTATAATCAAAGACATTTACGCAGACTTAACTGGCTCGAATCCCTACTATCTGACCGTTGTGGACGGGCTGCTCTATTTCAGTGCCGATAATGGAGCCAACGGCAGAGAGCTGTGGGCGTATGTACCTAAAAAAATAATAGGATGGCTACCTGCTGTCTTTCTGTTACTGGTGCCATAATCACCCCATTACAACAGAGGAGAAATCTCCCCCCTAAAGCAAAAAGGCCACTCCCGTTTTACACGAGAGTGGCCTTTCCAACTTCAAGATCAAAAAATCGGTGGTCTCCCTCTGGAGTGTAACTCGGTAACCCGCGTTACTGTTTCCACCAAGACAACAAAAAAAGGCCACTCCCGTTGTACACGAGAGTGGCCTTTTCATCTTCAAAATCAAAAAATCAAATCTACGAAGAAAACTCCTGCACCGCCTTCACCCCTACCTCCAGACATTTCGAAAATTTCTTACCAAGGCATCTTCTTTGTCCATCTCCAACTCACCGTCATAAATCAGCATACCGGGCTGATCCGAGCCTGAGAGTTTTTGAAAATAGCGGATACCTTTCAAGAATTCGCTCCGGTACATCCGGGATGATTTGATTTCAACAGGAAGAAAGGATGAGCCGGAAGGATAGAGAAGGTCAACCTCATGCTGATACCGGTCACGATAAAAATAGAGCCCAGGCTCCAGCCCGGCATTTATCCTTGATTTATATGCCTCAGCGATCACCATGTTCTCAAACAGACCGCCAAAGGCTGGATCCCGTTCCAGCTGCTTGGGATTTTCTATTCCCAAAAGGTAGCAGGCAAGACCGGGTTCAACAAAAAAAATCTTTGGTGATTTGGTGATTCGCTTGCCGAAATTCCTGAAAAACGGCGGAAGCCTAAAAATAATAAAGGAAGCCTCCAGAAGACTGAGCCATTTTTTGATCTGCGGCGCACTGATGCCGACCTGTCCGGCAAGGGAGCTGTAATTGACTTCATGTCCGACCCGCCCGGCCAGAAGCTTAAGGAAAAGCTCAAACGCTTGCTGATTTTCAACAGCCATGAGTTGCCGGACATCCCGTTCAACATAGGTCTGGAAATAATCCCTGTAAAGCCGGCCCGGTCGTATGTTTTTATCGTGGAGCCTCGGCATAAAGCCATTATACAGCAGGGTTTCCCTGTCTGTTTGAATATATTCTTTCGGAAGTTCGTTCAGTGCGAAGGGGAAAAGTGTCAGCAGGGCCGTTCTTCCTGCCAAGGATTGGGTGATTGCCTCTCTCAACTGCAACTGATGGCTGCCGGTCAGGATATACCCCCCGATCAGGTCGGGATTTTCATCAACTACTACCTGTATCCATGACAGAAGTTCGGGGACATTCTGAATTTCATCAAAAATGACCGGTGCCGGATATCGGTGCATAAACGTTTTTGGATCATCCAGAGCAAGGCTGCGCAATTCCGGATTCTCAAGATTCACATAGGCATGGTGCTGGAAAACTTTTCGAGCCAAGGTGGTTTTTCCAGACTGGCGGGGGCCTATAATGGTTATGACCGGATATTCATCAGCGGTTGTCTTCAGTTCATTTTCAATTTTTCGACTCAGCATAATACAGACAAATCTAAACTTGAGGTTTTAATTTGTCTATATATTCGTATTCAGAGCTTTCGTCAATGATTAATATCGGGATCTCCCTGTGTAACGGTTCACAGTCGTAGGGTCCGCCCTGCGCACCATTTGCTTGAACATGCAGTATCATGGTGCGCGGCCCGCACCCTACTCGGCTTCATAAAAAAAATCGCCGCAATCTAAGCCTCTAATAGTTGAGCCTGACAAAACATCACTTGAAGAATACTCCATTTTTGCATAGGATGAACATCGTCAAAAATCCCCCTGCTTCTCACCGAAAAAAAGCATCTCATAACAGGAACCCGTTATGTCCTCATCATCCCTGGAATCTGCTCTTGTCCGTCTTCTGATTGATACTCAAGATCCGCGCAAGCCGGTAGGTGCTGGTTTTCTCGTGACACCGAACCATGTCATCACCTGTGCCCATGTGGTGAATGATGCCCTGAAGCGGCCCCAAAGCAGTCCTGACCAGCCTGATGCCGAAATATTTCTTGATTTTTCACTGGTCAAGGATCAACCCCTGCTCCGGGCAAGGGTGCTGCACTGGTATCCGGTGCTAGTGGATTCCGCTGTGGGCGAGCTTGAAGACATCGCCGTGCTGGAACTGCTGTCTGACTCCCCGCTGCCTGCCAGGTTGCGACCTGCCCCGGTTGTGGTGGTGGCAGAACAGGAGGGCTTCTTGACCGAGTCCAAGGTCAGGATGTGTGGCTTTCCCGCCGGGGTTGATCACGGCACCTATGCCAATGGTATTCTCCAAGGGAGGACTGCTAAAGGATGGGTGGAGATCCATCACCGAGGCGACAACTTGGTTGAGCAGGGATTCAGCGGTACAGCAGTCTGGGCTGTAGCAGAAAACGCTGTCTGCGGTATGACGGTGAGTGTGCTGAACCGACGCAATACTGTGGTTGCCTACATGATTCCGGCATCTGTATTGATTGCCGCCTTTCCAGAGATGGAAAAACTCAGCCGCCCAGCCAATCCCTATCGCGGCCTGGAGGCTTTTCGGGAAAAGGATGCCAAGCTTTATTTCGGCAGAGAACAGACCATTACCCGAGTACAACAGGTTATTGCGGACCAACCCTTTGCTGCGGTGATCGGGGCCAGTGGCAGTGGCAAATCCTCGGTGGTCTTTGCGGGCTTGGTTCCGGCCCTGCGCCAGAGTGGAGACTGGCTGATTACTCATTGCCGTCCCAAAAATCAGCCCCTGTACGAGCTGGCTGCCTGCCTGATTCCTCTGCTCTATGATGATCCCTTGATGCGCTCGGAAAGAACCGACGTACTCCATAAAAAATTCAGCATGGGAAAAATCACGCTGAAGAGTCTCATCCGCCAAATTCGCAAAAAATATGAGGGCCAGGATTTTCTGCTGATTGTGGATCAGTTTGAAGAACTCTTTACCCTTAATGCAGATACAAAGCTGATCCGCCAGTATATCGACCTCCTGCTGGAATGCCTGCACACCAAGCAGTTCACGGTCCTGTGTACCATGCGGGCAGATTTTTTTGCCGCTGCTGTCAGCCACCCTGCCCTTGCTCAGACTTTGGATAGCTATGCACCGATCATTCTGCCTCAGCTTGATGAACAGGGTCTGCGAGAGGCGGTTGAACAACCTGCCAGCTCTCTTGGTATCCGCTTTGCAGACGGATTGGTTGACCTGATTATCCGGGACGTGGGCCAGGAGCCAGGGAGCCTGCCTTTGCTGGAGTTTTGCCTGACTCAGCTCTGGGAGCGGCAGGAATTCCGGGAGATCAATCATGATGCCTATAAGGCCATCGGTGGCGTCCAACAAGCCCTGGCCAATCATGCTGATGCGGTTTATGGGGAATTTGCTGAAGAAGAGCGGGAGCAGCTCCGGCATATCTTTCTCAAGCTGGTGCGTCCGGGACAGGGCACTGAGGATACCCGACAGGTGGCATCGGTTGGGCAGATTGCTGAGGAGTACCGGGGACTGATTACTCGGCTGGCGGATAAACGACTTCTCGTTACCGGGCGGGATGAAGAGCGTGGGGAAGAAACGGTTGAGGTGGTCCATGAGGCGTTGATTCGGCGTTGGCAGACGTTGCGGTCGTGGGTGGATGAGGAACGGGAGTTTCTGGTCTGGCAAGAGAAGTTGCAGGTGCTGCTGGAGCAGTGGGAGGAGAGCAAGGAGGATGAAGGGGCCTTATTGCGGGGGTTGCCGTTGGATGAGGCTTTGCGGTCGCGGGAGACGCATGGTGTTCATTTAGCGGATAAGGAGCGGGAGTTTATTGGAGCCAGTGGTCAACTGCGGGAGAAAGAGCAGCAAGCAAAGAAAAGGCGGGGGCAATATCTTGTCATCGGCTTGGTGGGTGCGGTTGTTCTTGCTGTACTTGCTGGAGTGTTTGGATTAGAGGCGAGGCGGCAGCAGGTAGTTGCCGAGCAGGAGCGGCATCGTGCTGTTGAGCAAAAAGGAATTGCTGAACAAAAAACTGTTGAGGCGGAAAAAGAGAAGGCTAGAGCTGAACAGCAGACTCTTGCGGCGAATTACAATCTTGCCAAGGCGTTTGAGGAAAAGGCGTTGATGGCTTTGGAAAAAGCTGAAGATGATCAAAACAATGAATCATACAAAAAGATAATGCTTTTTACCTCGGCAGCCTTAACGCAAAATATTGAAAACAATAAATCTGCGCTGCGGAAGAGTTCCATCACTAGACTCTTTGTCCCTGAAATATTCAATAATGCATTGACGGAACAATGGAATTCTCCGTCCGTAAATTTCAATGAGTCCTCAGCTCTCTGCGTGGCATTCAGTCCAGACGGAAAAACTCTGGCTTCGGCTTCTGGGGGCCGTTTGTACAGCAAGGATAATACCGTGCGGCTGTGGAACATTGAAACAGGCAATGAAAAAACCGTATTCAAAGGACATGAGGAAAGGGTCAACAGCGTGGCATTCAGTCCAGACGGAAAAACTCTGGCTTCGGCTTCTGGGGGCGATTGGTACAGCAAGGATAATACCGTGCGGCTGTGGAACATTGAAACAGGAACTGAGATAACCGCATTTAAAGGACATCAGTCCCCTGTCAACAGCGTAGTCTTCAGTCCGGATGGAAAAACTCTGGCTTCGGCTTCTGGGACGCTTTTAAACAGCAAGGATAATACCGTGCGGCTGTGGAACATTGAAACAGGAACTGAGATAACCGCATTTAAAGGACATCGGTCCCCTGTCAACAGCGTGGCATTCAGTCCGGACGGAATAACTTTGGCCTCTGCTTCCTTTGATAAAACCGTACGGCTATGGGACATTGAAACAGGAAAAGAGAGAATCGTATTCAAAGGACATCAGGCACCTGTAGAAAGCGTGGCATTCAGTCCAGACGGAAAAATTCTGGCCTCTGCTTCTAGAGATAATACTGTTCGGTTGTGGGACATTGAAACAGGAAAAGAAAAAATCGTATTCAAAAGACATGAAAGCTGGGTCACCAGCGTGGCATTCAATCCAGACGGAAAAACTCTGGCTTCTGCTTCCGATGACAACACCGTTCGGCTGTGGGACATCAAAACAGGCAAAGAGAAAAACGTATTCAAAGGACATCAGTACTCTTTTAACAGCGTCGCATTCAGTCCGGACGGAAAAGTTCTGGCTTTGACTTCTGTGAATGACTCTGTTCGGCTTTGGGACATTGAAACAGGAAAAGAAAAAACCGTACTCAAAGGACATCAGGCAGCTGTAGAAAGCGTGGCATTCAGTCCGGACGGAAAAACTCTAGCTTCTGCTTCCGATGATTACACCGTTCGGCTGTGGGATATGGAAACAGGGAAAGAGAAAAACGTATTCAAAGGACATGAGAAAAGGGTCGAAAGCGTGATCTTCAGTCCAGACGGAAAAACTCTAGCTTCTGCTTCCTATGATTACACCATTCGGCTGTGGGATATTAAAACCGGAAAAGAGAAAAACCTATTCAAAGGACATAAAACCTATATTAACAGCGTGGCATTCAGTCCAGACGGAAAAATTCTAGCCTCCGCTTCCGATGACAACACCGTTCGGCTGTGGGACATTGAAGCTGGCAAAGAGAAAATCATATTCAAAGGACATGAAAACGATGTCAACAGCGTGGCATTCAGTCCGGACGGAAAAACTCTGGCTTCTGCTTCCGATGATCTCACTGTTTGGCTATGGGAAATTAAAACCGGCAAGAGAAAAAAGGTATTCAAGGGACATAAGTCTCCTGTCTTAAGCGTGGCATTCAGTCCAGACGGAAAAACTCTGGC from Candidatus Electrothrix communis encodes the following:
- a CDS encoding ATP-binding protein — its product is MLSRKIENELKTTADEYPVITIIGPRQSGKTTLARKVFQHHAYVNLENPELRSLALDDPKTFMHRYPAPVIFDEIQNVPELLSWIQVVVDENPDLIGGYILTGSHQLQLREAITQSLAGRTALLTLFPFALNELPKEYIQTDRETLLYNGFMPRLHDKNIRPGRLYRDYFQTYVERDVRQLMAVENQQAFELFLKLLAGRVGHEVNYSSLAGQVGISAPQIKKWLSLLEASFIIFRLPPFFRNFGKRITKSPKIFFVEPGLACYLLGIENPKQLERDPAFGGLFENMVIAEAYKSRINAGLEPGLYFYRDRYQHEVDLLYPSGSSFLPVEIKSSRMYRSEFLKGIRYFQKLSGSDQPGMLIYDGELEMDKEDALVRNFRNVWR
- a CDS encoding trypsin-like peptidase domain-containing protein gives rise to the protein MSSSSLESALVRLLIDTQDPRKPVGAGFLVTPNHVITCAHVVNDALKRPQSSPDQPDAEIFLDFSLVKDQPLLRARVLHWYPVLVDSAVGELEDIAVLELLSDSPLPARLRPAPVVVVAEQEGFLTESKVRMCGFPAGVDHGTYANGILQGRTAKGWVEIHHRGDNLVEQGFSGTAVWAVAENAVCGMTVSVLNRRNTVVAYMIPASVLIAAFPEMEKLSRPANPYRGLEAFREKDAKLYFGREQTITRVQQVIADQPFAAVIGASGSGKSSVVFAGLVPALRQSGDWLITHCRPKNQPLYELAACLIPLLYDDPLMRSERTDVLHKKFSMGKITLKSLIRQIRKKYEGQDFLLIVDQFEELFTLNADTKLIRQYIDLLLECLHTKQFTVLCTMRADFFAAAVSHPALAQTLDSYAPIILPQLDEQGLREAVEQPASSLGIRFADGLVDLIIRDVGQEPGSLPLLEFCLTQLWERQEFREINHDAYKAIGGVQQALANHADAVYGEFAEEEREQLRHIFLKLVRPGQGTEDTRQVASVGQIAEEYRGLITRLADKRLLVTGRDEERGEETVEVVHEALIRRWQTLRSWVDEEREFLVWQEKLQVLLEQWEESKEDEGALLRGLPLDEALRSRETHGVHLADKEREFIGASGQLREKEQQAKKRRGQYLVIGLVGAVVLAVLAGVFGLEARRQQVVAEQERHRAVEQKGIAEQKTVEAEKEKARAEQQTLAANYNLAKAFEEKALMALEKAEDDQNNESYKKIMLFTSAALTQNIENNKSALRKSSITRLFVPEIFNNALTEQWNSPSVNFNESSALCVAFSPDGKTLASASGGRLYSKDNTVRLWNIETGNEKTVFKGHEERVNSVAFSPDGKTLASASGGDWYSKDNTVRLWNIETGTEITAFKGHQSPVNSVVFSPDGKTLASASGTLLNSKDNTVRLWNIETGTEITAFKGHRSPVNSVAFSPDGITLASASFDKTVRLWDIETGKERIVFKGHQAPVESVAFSPDGKILASASRDNTVRLWDIETGKEKIVFKRHESWVTSVAFNPDGKTLASASDDNTVRLWDIKTGKEKNVFKGHQYSFNSVAFSPDGKVLALTSVNDSVRLWDIETGKEKTVLKGHQAAVESVAFSPDGKTLASASDDYTVRLWDMETGKEKNVFKGHEKRVESVIFSPDGKTLASASYDYTIRLWDIKTGKEKNLFKGHKTYINSVAFSPDGKILASASDDNTVRLWDIEAGKEKIIFKGHENDVNSVAFSPDGKTLASASDDLTVWLWEIKTGKRKKVFKGHKSPVLSVAFSPDGKTLASTSGAFLLNGDNTVRLWDIASGKELTVFKGHEKHVNSVTFSPDGKILASASGDNTVRLWHIETGKEKTVLKGHENNVTSVAFSPNGKTLVSASWDDTVRMWDIETGKKKTVFKGHKSYVLSVAFSPDGKILASASYDKTVRLWNIETGKELNVFKGHEDWVTSVAFSPDGKTLASASDDYTVRLWDIETGKEKIVFKGHEYAFSLDGKTLAYYSGSNTVRLWDIETGKEKIVFKGHQYSVQCMAFSPDGKTMALVSYDQTVRLWDIETGKEKIVFKGHGGWGSSVTFSPDGKTLASYSEVGCNENQTVLLWDIETGKEKTVFKGHESCVTSVAFSPDGRTVASASKDDTVRLWDIETGKEKIVFKGHESWVTSVAFSPDGKTLASASYDKTVRLWNEDMNLYPLFLDKGKATSLYRSFIEGIQFLWQVKLDGLEFVPAEYKRTRTLYAQDGYNFVCDPKFLPLLPPPPPNQSKFDQVLEWAKKQQEK